TAAAGATCGCCAACATCCGGGAATTCATTGAGTCCCTGCCGATGAGTTATAACACCCGTATCGGTATGGAAGGATCCGGCCTCAGCCAGGGACAGAAACAACGTATCCTCATTGCCAGGGCCGTTTACAAGAATCCTGAATTCCTGTTTTTCGACGAAGCGACCAATGCCCTGGATGCCAACAATGAAAAGGTGATCATGGAAAATCTCCGGGAGTTTTATAAAGGAAAGACCGTCGTTATCGTGGCCCACCGCCTGAGCACGGTTAAAAATGCCGACCAGATCATCGTCCTGGAAAAAGGGAAGATCACGGAAACAGGCAATCATACTGAGCTATCTGCCCTGAAAGGCTCATATTATCACCTGGTAAAAGATCAGCTGGAACTGGGTAACTCTTAATACCACGGCATTACAACCATGAAGAAAAAGGAAACCATACAAAGAAGCGAGCCTGTACAGGAGATTCTGGGAACCATACCTCCCTGGATCATCCGCAGGGGGATAACCCTCTTCCTGGTTATCATCCTCGTACTGCTCGCAGGAAGCTGGTTTTTCAAATATCCCGACTTCCTGAATGCCGAAATTGAAGTCCTGACCCAAAACCCACCCGCCGACGTGGTGGCTAGGGCAAGCGGCAAGCTTGAAGCGCTGTTCATCGAAGACAATTCACATGTGGAGAAAGGCACCCGCATTGCCGTAATCGAAAACCCGGCCAACCATATACAAGTGTTTGACCTGGGGACAATCTTGCAAACCCTTAAGGCACCCGTTTACAAAACCTTTATCGATACCCTTCCCTTTTTCGAATACGCCGGACTGAATGCACTGGGCGAGATACAACCATTCTTTTCCGTGTTCCTGAAAAACTACCTGGATTATCAGAATTACCTTAAGGTCAATTACTATTCCAGGAAAATAGAAGCGTTGCGGATACAGATTAAAGACCACCGCATCTATTACGAATACCTTTACAGACAGAGGAATACCCTGGAGGAAGATTACAGGCTTGCAGAGAAAGACTACAAGAGGCACGAACAGTTATTCCGGAACGGAGCCATAGCCGAAGCAGAACTGGAGAAGAAAGAGAGTGAGATGCTACAGAAAAAACATGATTTCGAAGAGGCACGCACCAACCTGGCCACTACACAGATCAAGATAACGGAGTTGGAAGAAGACATCCTGGAGTTCCAGCTCCAACAGCAGCAGGAGAGCTCACGCCTGCAGCTTGATTTGAGGGAATCGTATGAAAACCTGTATAGCCGGGTACAAACATGGAACCAGACCTATGTCATCATGGCCCCGATCAGCGGAAGGGTTACCTTTAACAAGTACTGGGCAGAAAATCAGAATATTACCCTGGGCGACCGTGTTGTTTCCGTGGTTCCGGTCGACTCGGCCAATATCATCGGGAAAATGTATGTCCCCATTCAGGGATCGGGCAAGGTAAAAACCGGACAGAAGGTAAATATCCGCTTTTACAACTTCCCTTACATGGAGTTTGGCATGGTGGAAGGCAGGATCAGCAATATCTCCGGGGTACCTGCCGACAATGAGTACCTCGTTGAAGTCGGCTTCCCGGAAGGGCTGAAGACAAATTACGGGATCACACTCGAATTCAATCAAATGATGAAAGGATCGGCAGAAATCATCACGGAAGATATACGACTGCTGGTTCGTATCATTCGCCCGCTGCGTTCTCTGATACAAAACCGCTCCTTCAGGGAAGTATCCCCGGAAACAGTCTCAAACAAAAACAATCGCTGACATGCAAGCACTGAACCTTCCGGCCTATGAAATGAAAGTCAAAGAAGAGGAAGGCAGGCGGATGATATTCGATCCCGTCAGAAAAAAATATGTTGCTCTGACACCGGAGGAGTGGGTTAGGCAAAATTTTCTGCAATATCTTATCCGGGGAAAAAAATATCCTGCAACCCTTTTGCGTGTGGAAGCCTCATTCCGCATACACGGGCTGAGCCTTCGCGCCGATATCCTGGCATCGGATCCGCAGGGCCAACCACTCATGATCGTAGAATGTAAGGCACCCGATGTTAAAATCACCCAGGAAGTATTCGACCAGGCAGCCCGCTATAACATGAAGTGGCAATCGCCCTACCTTACCGTCACCAACGGCATCTCCCATTTCTGCAGCCGGATATTCATCCGGGAAGAGCGCATTGAGTTTTTACAGGATATTCCTTCCTATATGGATTTAAGAATATAGAAACATTCCATGTAAAAAACAGCCTATACTAAAAAAAAAGTATACAAATTTTCAGTTAAAACCCATTATAAACAAGGTAATTACCTGCGAATTTTCAATAGAAGAAAAAATCTTTAATAAAGCTCTTTACTTTTGCAAATATTTATTGTATATTCGTATGTGCATTAGGGCGTTATTAACATAAATCAAATCGATCGAAAAGCATAATCTGTTTTCATTGTCAGGCTCATTTCTCTTCCAGGCATGTTGAGAAACCCGACGGCATAATATTGTGAGGGAAATATTATGAAACAAACCGGCAAACAGGAGTTGATAGGGATTCTATTTGAATCTTTTTCTTATCCCATGTTTGTTATTGATATTGAATCATTTGAAGTTCTACTGGCGAATCCGGCCGCCATGGAATTAAATGATGAAAGCCACAAAGGTACTTTATCCTGTTATGCCCTTACACACCGTACAGGTAAACCTTGCAACACCAATGAACATCCCTGCCCCCTGAAGATCCTGAAAAAAACAAAGAAACCTGCCGTGGTTGAACATATTCATTATGATGCTGAGGGTATGGAAAGACTGGTGGAGGTCCATTGCAATCCTATTTTTGACGAAAAAGGCAAGCTAGCTGCCGCTTTGGAATATCATCTGGATGTCACAGAACTGAGAAATACCCAGGTCAGGTTGAGGGAATCTTATGGGGAGATCGAAAATCAGCAAAAAGAAATACAAAAGCAAAAGCTCAAACTGGAGGAACAACTTCAGAAGCTCGACATTGCCTATGAACAGATACGAAGCATCAACCGGAAGCTAATCGAGAAAGAGAAGAGCTATCGTATGCTGTCGGACCTTACCTTTGAAGGTATACTTATTCATCAGCGGGGGCTTGTGATCGATGTTAACGATTCTTTCCTTAACATATTCGGATATCGTAAAGAGGAATTATTAGGGAAAAATGTCGTGGACAAGATGGTACCCCCGGAATACCTTCCTGCAATTACGAACCGGATCGACAATAAAGTAGCAGAACCATACGAAATAGAGGCAAAACGAAAAGACGGAGTCCGCATTCCGGTGGAGATTGAATCACGGGATGTTGAATACGACGGAGAAAAGGTAAGGGTTACAGCAGTGCGGGATATTACCGAGAAAAAAGCTGCGGAAAAGCAACTTAAAACAAGCCAGGAAAGCATACGTCTGCATCACGATCTTAGCCATGCCTTCCTGTTGGCAGAGGGCAATGATGTTTACCAGCGGATTCTGGAAATCCTTCTCAGGACCTTTTCATGTCCATACGGGCTTTTTGGATTTATCAACCAGGACGGACATTTTGAGATCCCCAGTATGACTTACGATATCTGGGATGAATGCAACATTCCGGGAAAAACCTTTGTTTTCACACCGGAACAATGGGGAGGTATCTGGGGAAAAACCCTGCTGGAAAGAAAGACCTTTATTAAGAATCATAATCTTGAATTTCCCGTTGGGCACATAGTCCTTCATTCGGCCATCTGTACCCCTATCATTTATAAACAGGAAATAATAGGGCAATTCGTCCTTGGGAACAAGGAAAATGGATTCTTGGAGGAAGATCAGTACAAGCTCGAATCCATAGCCCGGTATATAGCTCCGATCCTGTTTGCCAGGCTGGAAACGGAAAAAAATGTCAAACTGAGGATACGTACAGAAGAAAAACTCAAATTAAGCGAGTTCAAATACCGTGACCTGATCGATGCCCTTGGGGAAGGTGTAGGGATTGTCGACATGCATGAGAGTTTCATCTTTGTAAACGATAAAGGTGCTGAGATCTTCGGCCTGAAAAGGGAAGAACTAAACGGCAAAAACCTCAGGGAATTTCTCGATCAGCAATCGATTGAAAGGGTA
The window above is part of the Bacteroidota bacterium genome. Proteins encoded here:
- a CDS encoding HlyD family secretion protein yields the protein MKKKETIQRSEPVQEILGTIPPWIIRRGITLFLVIILVLLAGSWFFKYPDFLNAEIEVLTQNPPADVVARASGKLEALFIEDNSHVEKGTRIAVIENPANHIQVFDLGTILQTLKAPVYKTFIDTLPFFEYAGLNALGEIQPFFSVFLKNYLDYQNYLKVNYYSRKIEALRIQIKDHRIYYEYLYRQRNTLEEDYRLAEKDYKRHEQLFRNGAIAEAELEKKESEMLQKKHDFEEARTNLATTQIKITELEEDILEFQLQQQQESSRLQLDLRESYENLYSRVQTWNQTYVIMAPISGRVTFNKYWAENQNITLGDRVVSVVPVDSANIIGKMYVPIQGSGKVKTGQKVNIRFYNFPYMEFGMVEGRISNISGVPADNEYLVEVGFPEGLKTNYGITLEFNQMMKGSAEIITEDIRLLVRIIRPLRSLIQNRSFREVSPETVSNKNNR
- a CDS encoding PAS domain S-box protein produces the protein MKQTGKQELIGILFESFSYPMFVIDIESFEVLLANPAAMELNDESHKGTLSCYALTHRTGKPCNTNEHPCPLKILKKTKKPAVVEHIHYDAEGMERLVEVHCNPIFDEKGKLAAALEYHLDVTELRNTQVRLRESYGEIENQQKEIQKQKLKLEEQLQKLDIAYEQIRSINRKLIEKEKSYRMLSDLTFEGILIHQRGLVIDVNDSFLNIFGYRKEELLGKNVVDKMVPPEYLPAITNRIDNKVAEPYEIEAKRKDGVRIPVEIESRDVEYDGEKVRVTAVRDITEKKAAEKQLKTSQESIRLHHDLSHAFLLAEGNDVYQRILEILLRTFSCPYGLFGFINQDGHFEIPSMTYDIWDECNIPGKTFVFTPEQWGGIWGKTLLERKTFIKNHNLEFPVGHIVLHSAICTPIIYKQEIIGQFVLGNKENGFLEEDQYKLESIARYIAPILFARLETEKNVKLRIRTEEKLKLSEFKYRDLIDALGEGVGIVDMHESFIFVNDKGAEIFGLKREELNGKNLREFLDQQSIERVIEETKNREEGKSTLYELQIISAQGTRKILLVTASPRYDLHGMFIGTLGIFRDITDRKIMEGDLIKAKEKAEESDRLKTAFLTNMSHEIRTPLNAIMGFAELLKENSLSQDNRKDFIDTIINNGRNLLNIISDIIDLSRIESGDLKMNPQICILHDFMQNLVGDFESVKESQRKNDLKIKMVKGNVDESKKFLIDSQRLKQVLMNLVSNAIKFTERGEIVTGYTVENHFIQFYVSDTGIGMNESQLEHIFERFRQVDEGNTRKYGGTGVGLAISKAVVEKMGGSIQVDSRENEGSVFSFRIPVILPEEDMRYQYPLETAKLMYRWPGKRIMVVDDDNSVLQFLYIVLKKTGADVVTCKSAESALEIIKEDPALYHLILLDMRMPGMDGYTATKIIKELNQDIIIIAQTAYALNDDPRECYKAGCDNYISKPIMADKLLQMCHEYLGD
- a CDS encoding type I restriction enzyme HsdR N-terminal domain-containing protein, translated to MQALNLPAYEMKVKEEEGRRMIFDPVRKKYVALTPEEWVRQNFLQYLIRGKKYPATLLRVEASFRIHGLSLRADILASDPQGQPLMIVECKAPDVKITQEVFDQAARYNMKWQSPYLTVTNGISHFCSRIFIREERIEFLQDIPSYMDLRI